The genomic interval ATGAGTGACAACCAGATCAGCAAAGAGGAGGCCTACAACATGGAGCAAGATCAAGAACAGAGTGGCAAGCACTATtcccgctgcagcagcgcagGCAGCACCCACACACCCAACTCGTCGGCACACAATTCTGGTAAATTCTGTTCGCCGttgcaaatttgtttgtttgttgtttgttttcgcGTTCGCAGCGTGACGAACAGCTGATAATGCTGGCATTGAGTTTCCCTtgccattgttattgttgctgttgctgttactgttactgttccTGGTATCCACTATCAGCGAGCAGCGTTTTATTACACCACACGAcctgtctctgtctgtttaCCCCCGAACAGATGATGACGACGATAGCGGCGATGCGCGACAATCGGGCGCCATAAACGCGAGCTCGACGCTGAGCTACAAGGAGCGCAGGCGCTCGGCGCACACGCAGGCGGAGCAGAAGCGTCGTGATGCGATCAAGAAGGGCTACGACAGCCTGCAGGAGCTGGTGCCGCGCTGTCAGCCAAACGATTCGTCCGGTTACAAACTGAGCAAAGCGCTGATACTGCAAAAGTCTATCGAGTACATTGGCTATCTGAATCAGCAGAAAATCAGGCAGGAGGACGAGAGTGCGGCACTGCAAAAAGAGGTGACGGCACTGCGTATCATACAGAACGGCTACGAGACTATGCTGCAACATCAGCAGGCCAATCCGGGGCCCGAAGAGGCGCGCCTCACAGACGAGGCCAAATTTCAAGTGGTTAGCATTCCCAGAATCGACATATGCTATTGATGCCAATTGACTCTCGTTGCACAGTTTCAGGCAATACTGGACGAAATGTTTGAGACATTCCAGAGCATACCCATGGACAACTTCAAGCAGCTGACCGCCGGCGTCATACCATGGCTGGAGGAGCATTGCAAGCCGCACATTCTGCGCAACATTCTCAGCCGTACGCTGCAGCAAATGGCCCAGGAGACGCAGgagaaacagcagcaggccaTGGAGCAGGAAACGGGCGAGGGCTTCAGCTGAAGGCCTTTTAGttaagttttctgtttttgtttttctctgtTTCTTTTGGTAAAATGCTTTCAATTAGTAAATGCGTCATTTAGTTGTAAAAGCGAGCGTTACGAGAATTCTAGACTAACATTGACTTTTTGGCTTATGCTTAAAGATTAGATAAATGCTACAGCTAGATAAGCACAACCCAGATACATAAATTTAGCTTAGTGCGTGCCTGCCGCGCCCGTCCAGCAGCTGACGCACTACGTCCGCCTGCTCTGCGGCGCCCAAGagctgcagcaactgcagcagtaCTTTGAGCGTATAAGCCTTGAAGCGAGCCACTTGCTCGGTGACACCCAGAGCtgtcagcagctgcagctgatatTGCTGCAGCCTGGCTACCGTCCAAACATGACGCGCCTCGTGCTGCAGCTTGAGCACGCCCGCTTGCAGGGTGTACAGCAACGCCTCGTAGAAGTTGTCCTCTTGCAGTTGCGCAGCCATTTTGGCGCTGGCCAGCAGCACCGCCGGCAGATCGCGCCGGAAATCGTGGGCGCGCACAAAGCAGGTGGCAGCCAGCAGACGCACCTGCTCGCATTTGTGCCGCAGCAAACGCCAGCTGAGACGACGGAAGCGTTGCAGCAGCTGAGTGGACTGCTGTGGCTGGCCCGTGGTGCACAGATGCTCCACCTTGGAGAGGAAGCCCAGAAACAGTATAATCGAAGAGGTGACCTTGTCAGTATTGCAGCAGCGTAGCATGTGCTCACAGGCCTTCGGCAGCAGACATGCCAGCTCCTCGTAATTCATCTCACTCGGCTCCCAGGCGAGCTTCGTTTCAAACTCCGTCGCCTGTCGCTGGCCCACCAGCTTGCCGAGCGTGGCGCCGAACAGCTGCAGCGCGGCATTCGAAATGGTCCACTCGGTGTTGTCGATGTGCGCTATGGCCACCAGCATGATCTCGTCGTAGTACTTGCACATGGCCGGCCGCAGCTCCGTGTCGCGCACCAGCACGCACAGATAATGCAGCGCCAAGGCCTCCCAGCGAtcgtggttgctgctgctgttggatgCGTCGCTGTTGGAGGCTCCGTTTAGGCGCTCGAGTATGCGCTGCACGGCGCGATGCAGCAGCAAACGCTGGCGCGGATCGTCATTTTTGAGCACATGCAAAAACATGATTGCGAAACCAGCACCGCGCCGCGTGGTGCTCACCTGGCGGCACTCGGAAAGCAGTTGCCGCTCCAGGCAATCGTGCAGCAGCTGAAAGCCCTGATCCTCGCCAGCTAGCGTGCCGGTTATAGTGCGCGTTAGCTTGCCAATGCTCAGGCCAGCAGCCTCAATGGCGCCCTTGTGCCGGCAACGAGTCAACACAGCCACATTAATGTCCAAGCAGCGCTGCAGAGCTGCGTAGTCAGGCGCGCTTTTGGTTGAACGGGGCAGCGCTGAGCCCAAGCTGGTGGCCAGGTCACAACTAGCCTAAAAAAGCAGAGGATTAGTTGAGGCGGCGCACGGCTTGTTCAATTTAGGTACCTTCAATGTCAGCCAGAAACTCATTAGTAAATACTTGCGACAGGCTTCGGCATCCTCAAGCGCCTCGTAGACGCTCTCACTGACCAAGAGCTGCAGGCTCTCGTCCATATCCTGAAAACTGGCAGCTGTTTCGTCCGCTCCATCGCGCCTGGCATTGGCCAGATTGAGAAACTTCAGAACAACATTGAGTATACGTTCGAGCAGCGGCAATAGTTCCACGACAGCTGCTTCGGGTCTACGACTACCGCCGCTGACCAGCTCGTCCAGGACGCGAATGTGGCCAAATAGATGCCCGCCAGCACACTTTGTGGTCTGCAGTGGATCGTGCTGGAATGCGTCGAATTTGCTCGTCAATTGCTGCAGGCATTGATCGTAGAGTGCTTTGGCCAGCTGTGGATCGGGACAGCTGCGCACCATTAGCTGCGCGTAGAGCGTGACCAGAGCACACTCATCCACATCGGAGCTGGTGCAGAGCGTTAGGCAGCGCTCGTTGCATTGCTGGGTGTCAACATGGCCCAGTTGAAGGAGCAGTGAAACCGTCAGCTCCAGCGCATCGTCGAAGCCTTGGGGATCGTTGAGAGACTTGAACAACAATTGGGCCACGTTGCTCGGCTGAAAGACACCATGGTCCAGTAGAAAGGAGCCCAGCTGCTGGTTTTGTTGGGTACTgcacatttttgcatttttggtGACCTGCGCGCTGTACAGCGACTTGTGCAGAATCTCGAGCATTTTTAGCGCGAATATTTTCGGCTGATAAACATCGCAAAGCATGTCCTGCTCGAGCAGTTCCTGTAGCTGGCGGAAGAATCGCTTAATGTCGTGAGCCAGTGCATCGCTGCCTGTGCCGCCATCCACTTTTAGGACCTTATTAAAGTGCTTGGCCGTGTGGTTGATAATGTTCGGCATTTTGCCCAGCATTGTGTTGCGAAACTCGGAGCTTTCCACGCCGCGATGACGCTGCATAAAGCTGTAGAAGAACTCTAGGCAATCCTCTACAGCAAAATTGGACAAATTTTCGACCAGAAACTTAAAGATCAACAGCTGGGAATCCGTTTCAAATGCGCTGCAGTTGGTCAACAGTTCTGTGCTAATCTTAAAGAAATGCAGCTTGGATGCCGCATAGATCTCCTTGGCGAACATGCTGAATATGAGTATTAGGCGTTGCTGCTCGCTGGCCGAACGTGCCGCCTCCGAGCTGGCCAGGAACTCGACTATCTCCGGCTTGgcctgcagcagctggaacAGCGCTTCGTGTTGCTGTATGCGCAGGAACCACTGCGAGTGGAAGTTTTGGATTTCTGCTACGCTGCCATTCACCAGCAGCTCCACAGCTAGCGCGAGCAGAGCGGATGAGCGCTGGCTGCTCAGGCTCTTCACCGGATACTGGCTGGCCGCACGCAGACCCTTGTAGCTGAGGCTCAGACGCAGCCCAGCAAAAAACTCTGCCTCGCTTTGACCGCTCGCAGCCAGCAGCTCTGGCAGACCATGGGAGTTGAGTATGCCGCTCAGCAGATAGTACTTGTTGCGATTCGTCCATGGCCAGAACCCAACAATGAGGCGGAAATAGCAGAAAGCgcgtttttgctgtttgcagCAGTGATTGAAGAGCGTAAGTGTCTCCTCCCGCGAGCCCAACTGGCTCTGACGCTGCAGGCAGTGGTAGAAGTGCTCCAGCTGCAACGTGAGCAATTCCAGCTTGGGAAACTTCTTCACCAGCAGATTGGTAGCCTTCAATTGATGAAcaaggctgctgctgctgttatgcTGCAGTGTAGCAATAAGGGCATCCATGCACTTGGCCTCAATTAGCTGCGCATCCAGTCGCGACCAGTGGTCGGTCAGCAGCACAGCCTGCAGCAT from Drosophila virilis strain 15010-1051.87 chromosome 2, Dvir_AGI_RSII-ME, whole genome shotgun sequence carries:
- the bigmax gene encoding max-like protein X, which produces MSDNQISKEEAYNMEQDQEQSGKHYSRCSSAGSTHTPNSSAHNSDDDDDSGDARQSGAINASSTLSYKERRRSAHTQAEQKRRDAIKKGYDSLQELVPRCQPNDSSGYKLSKALILQKSIEYIGYLNQQKIRQEDESAALQKEVTALRIIQNGYETMLQHQQANPGPEEARLTDEAKFQVFQAILDEMFETFQSIPMDNFKQLTAGVIPWLEEHCKPHILRNILSRTLQQMAQETQEKQQQAMEQETGEGFS
- the LOC6630963 gene encoding uncharacterized protein, with product MAAALPVRETPPKKHSDCLAYLQSLGDALPKEVADQLAAQIIEEANKPDTGSINQAALNVTFRVYYHIVHKYELPDEHFADLPQRLCCEQPQAFLMLQAVLLTDHWSRLDAQLIEAKCMDALIATLQHNSSSSLVHQLKATNLLVKKFPKLELLTLQLEHFYHCLQRQSQLGSREETLTLFNHCCKQQKRAFCYFRLIVGFWPWTNRNKYYLLSGILNSHGLPELLAASGQSEAEFFAGLRLSLSYKGLRAASQYPVKSLSSQRSSALLALAVELLVNGSVAEIQNFHSQWFLRIQQHEALFQLLQAKPEIVEFLASSEAARSASEQQRLILIFSMFAKEIYAASKLHFFKISTELLTNCSAFETDSQLLIFKFLVENLSNFAVEDCLEFFYSFMQRHRGVESSEFRNTMLGKMPNIINHTAKHFNKVLKVDGGTGSDALAHDIKRFFRQLQELLEQDMLCDVYQPKIFALKMLEILHKSLYSAQVTKNAKMCSTQQNQQLGSFLLDHGVFQPSNVAQLLFKSLNDPQGFDDALELTVSLLLQLGHVDTQQCNERCLTLCTSSDVDECALVTLYAQLMVRSCPDPQLAKALYDQCLQQLTSKFDAFQHDPLQTTKCAGGHLFGHIRVLDELVSGGSRRPEAAVVELLPLLERILNVVLKFLNLANARRDGADETAASFQDMDESLQLLVSESVYEALEDAEACRKYLLMSFWLTLKASCDLATSLGSALPRSTKSAPDYAALQRCLDINVAVLTRCRHKGAIEAAGLSIGKLTRTITGTLAGEDQGFQLLHDCLERQLLSECRQVSTTRRGAGFAIMFLHVLKNDDPRQRLLLHRAVQRILERLNGASNSDASNSSSNHDRWEALALHYLCVLVRDTELRPAMCKYYDEIMLVAIAHIDNTEWTISNAALQLFGATLGKLVGQRQATEFETKLAWEPSEMNYEELACLLPKACEHMLRCCNTDKVTSSIILFLGFLSKVEHLCTTGQPQQSTQLLQRFRRLSWRLLRHKCEQVRLLAATCFVRAHDFRRDLPAVLLASAKMAAQLQEDNFYEALLYTLQAGVLKLQHEARHVWTVARLQQYQLQLLTALGVTEQVARFKAYTLKVLLQLLQLLGAAEQADVVRQLLDGRGRHALS